The sequence below is a genomic window from Rudanella lutea DSM 19387.
CACTGCCGGATTCGGTGCGCCTATGGGCTCGCTTGGTGGACTCATTGCCGGTATTGGTGGCCTGTATTCAGCGCTGGAGCTGGCTAAGCGGGGTCTGACGATTATCAGCGACCTGAACCGACTGGATCGCAGTCTGCAGGCGGTTTCCTCGTCGACCGCCGACTTTAACCGGTCTCAGGCGTTCTTACAGAGTACCGCCCAGGGGCTTGGGCTCGAATATCAATCGCTGACTAAGGCTTATATAAGCCTTAAGGCCGCTTCCAACGGTACGGCCATTGAGGGGGCGCAGACGGAGAAAATCTTTACGGCAGTAGCAAAGGCATCGGCTGCGCTCGGCCTTACTTCAGAGCAGACGGAAGGTTCGCTGATGGCCCTGCAGCAGATGATGTCGAAAGGCAACGTCTCAGCCGAAGAATTACGCGGCCAACTGGGTGAGCGGCTGCCGGGAGCGTTTCGGCTCATGGCCCAGGGTCTCGGCGTTTCGGAGCAGAAGCTCAACAAGATGCTCGAACAGGGGCAGGTGTTGTCGGCGGTGGCCTTGCCCAAACTGGCTGAGCAGCTAGAGAAAACCTATGGGGCCTCGGCGCAGAATAACCTCAAGGGGATGTCGGGCGGCCTATCGCGCCTGACAACCGAGGTGCAGCTATTGCTGAAGGAGTTCGATAATAAAGTGGGTGTCGATTCCTTTTTCGGCTCGGTACTGACCGGGTTCGCGAACATGGCTGGTACGATTCGCAATCTGGTACGCTCAACCGACTGGAAGGATCTCACTGACCTCTTCGCCGGGCGTACCTCAATCGGGCAATTGATGCGCGACGGAGCTGTTGAGGGGTATAACCAGAAAGAGCGAGATAGGGCCTTGTCTGATTTTCGGCAGATGACCCCTCAGCAACGAGCAGTTGAGCTTAAAAACCTCCGCGATGATATGGAAACCGCTCAGGGGGAAGTAAGTCGCATTGCTAAAGCTCCGTATAGTAAGGCCAGCGAAAAGCGGGCTATTGAGCTAGAGGAATATGATAAGTCATTAGGTCAAAAACTGAATGACTTACAGTGGGAAGATGATCAGCTTCGTAAACAGGAGGCTATTAATGCTGCACGCTTAAAAAACGCTAAAACAGGTGGTGGTAATAAGGCGGCTGATAAAGCCGTCTATGTTCCTAAATCTGGTTATGAGGGATTAGTCACCGAGCGAAACCGGTTAGAGGGCCGTACTAATGACATACAGTCGACGGGTTCAAAAGACCCGAAGATCATGGCCGAGTTGCAACTGTTGCAACGGGCTTTCTCGGCCGTTGATACCCAAATCAAGGAGATCGATGAGAGCTGGCAAAACTTCGAGAATCGGGGGGCTGAACTAGAAATCACTATTCGGCCTGACGGGGTGGCTACTGAACTACTCGGTTTTCGTGGTCAGGCGGGTGGTGCCAACTTCCGGCCCGGCGATACGTCAATGGGTCAAACACGGCCGATTGGGACGATGCCCAAGATGCCGACCGCTGAGGAGTTTCGTAATAACGTAAAACCCGACCTCAGCGCAGAACACCTGCGGCAATGGCGAGAAGTAGAAGCGCAAAAGGCGCAGTCGTACCGGGTCATTGACCGCTCATTCATGGCCGAAGATGCGGAAATAGTTAAGGCCCGGTTTGATCAGATTTACGATGCGGTGATTGCGGGTGGTGGCAGCATTGAGGATGCCATGCGGAAAGCCAATGAGGTGGTAACCAACTCAGGCGAAGCACTCCAGCAAAATCTATCGGGAATCCTGCAAACAACGGCCGCCGATGCCATGGCTGGCTTTGGGGAGCTGCTGGGCGGTATGCTTATGGGAGTTCGTTCGCTGGAAGAACTGCCTGCTATGATCGGGAGGCTATTTGGGCAGATGGCCAAGCAGATGGGTAAAGCCATGATTGCTTTTGGTACGGCGGGTATTGCTGCCAAGGCGTTTTTGGCTAACCCCGCCGGGGCTATCGTGGCCGGTATTGCCCTGACAGCACTGGGCGCCATGCTGGAGGCATCGATGCAAAGCTCGATGCAGTCGGGTATGAGTAGCGGCTTGCCTAAATACGCATCGGGTGGGGTGTTCGACTCGACCAGCATCGGTATTTTCGGTGAGTACCCAGGGGCGCAGCGGAATAAGGAAATCGCGACGCCTGAGAAGTTGATGGGGTCGGTGTTTCGTCGGGAGCTGGTCGATTACGGCATGATGCACAACGGGACGGCAGAACCTGGGCGCAAAAGTGTCGATGTACGCATTGCACCAGTTGAGGTGAGGGCTAATGCGCATGAAATGAAGTGGATGCTGCAACAGGTTGACGAAACCCAAAACGACATATACGGATGATAGCGGGCTACGGACAACAATATACTATGCTGTTCCGGGCACGTCCGCTGACGTCTGACGTGGCCGATCTGGGGCAGTTGTATCGCGTTCAGTTTTTCCGGAGAGGGTACTCGGGTACTGTTACCGAACTGACGGCTGGTAGGGAGCCGTGGATTGAAGAAACTGAGGATAAGCTAATCGGCGTAAAAGCCAAGCTGATTCGTATCGGCGTAATCTGCCAAACGGTCGATCTGGCGTCATTCTACGCCGATAATGACCGCGATCTGCTGGTTGTGTTGCAGGCGCAGCAGAATAACTCGTTTGTGACAATATCCTCGGGTTGGCTCAACCCGTTCGATGCAACAGAGCCCTATCAGGAGGCCCCCTACGCTATGACCTTGACGGCCGCTTGCGGTCTGGGTTCATTGCAGGATTTCCCGCTCTATCGGTACCCGAGCCGGGTGGCATATCCTGAGCCAATAACGGCCCATGAATTACTTTACAATTGTCTGGAATGGGTAGGCTACCCCTTACCGCTACGGAGCTGGACGGGTCGGTACGAGGAGTCGATACTCGTGAATGGTACTGACTACCCGGCTGATACGGTTGATCCGTTGCAATACGTCAAAATTGACCCGCGCCGGTGGCTGCGTACTGACGGTACCTACGAATCATGTAAGACGGTACTCGATAATCTGTGTACGGATTTCGGCGCTGTGCTGGTGCAGCAACGGGGTGTCTGGTGTTTCCTCTCGCTCGACGCACAAACCTCGCCCCAGAAGTGGCACGAGTACAGCGCATCCATTGTCGCCATTCCGGCGCTGGTGCTTGAGCCTAACAATTACCAGTCGGGCGGAACGGGCGACATGCGTTGGGAGCCCAGTACATCGGTCGGTATCGTAGCGCAAAAAAAAACCGTCATCCTCAATTATGATTACGGTAATCCCACCAACCTGGTACGCAATGGCGATTTTTCATCACAGGGCGCTAACTGGACAGTTAACCAGTTGCCGGGTAAAACGGTGCAGTTTGAGGGTGACGGAGAAGCTGATAACTCGTTTCGGGTCCGGGTATTTGGGCAGTCCTCCGCGGGGGAATTGTTGCCAGCTCAACCGGGCGAGTTTGAGGTAATTGCAAGCCTGCGGCAGAGTATCAGCATGATTCGTGGTTCCCGGCCGGCCGTTTCACAGGGGAGAGGCAACGGGGCAATCTATATTCAATCGGATGTGCATACCCTGAAGCTGTCGGGCGTGTTCGTCAACTTCTTCACGGCCGGGGCCAAAGTGGCTATATCGGCAGCGATGAGCGACGGTACGGTGTACTGGTTGCAATCGGACGGTAACTGGCGGACTTATATCGGTGCTCGTTCGCTGACCCTTGTTTTCGTCAATACGTGGCAGAATAACGGCAATACGGAAGCCCGGCCCACAAAGGGCGAAACGTTTGACCTGACCTCCTCGCCGGTACCAGGTACGGGTAACTATACCCTTCGTATTGATCTTTTTGCGGCCGAACCTATTGTACCCTCGCTGGGTAACGGGGTTCGGTCAATCACCTACCGGGACATTCGTATATCGTTGAATGATGGGACGGTAATCCCGCTAAAGGGTGAGAGCTGGACGGTGCGGGCCAATGCAGGTAGTAATGACCGGCTACGGCGGGAGGAGCTGTCTATGGTGCTCGGCGATCAGATTGCCCTCTCTACTACATCACCGCAGGCGCTCCGCTACGGGGCTATGCTCAGGCTGAACGGTACACCGACTAAGCGGTGGTTACTGAACGGCCGACTCGACCGGTTTCAGAAACTGACTGGCTGGAGCCTACTGCGTTGGCTGTCGCCCAAGACCCGGCGAATGACCGGCGGGGTACACCTGACCAATCCTGCTCAACGAGAACCCGGGCCGCTGTCAGTGTATAGTGTCGCTGACATGAATCCGCCATACGCGGGAATACCAACCCGGTGGACCTGGGATGTGCGGATGCGGCTGAATCGTGTGATTCTGCATGAGCTACCAATTTCACTCATTGATGAAACGTTTCGCGGTAGCTATGAAACTCCGGACGGTGTTCTCGTGCCTATCGTCGAGCCCGCTGATACTACACAGCCTGTGCCTATTCCCCCCAACTACACCCCGCGTGGTGGGAGCGGTAGCACGGGCGGCAAAATCATTTCATCTGTACTCAAAAAACTGTTTTCGGCGGTGGGTATTGTGAAGTACCCCAACCAGCCACAGGCCGGACCTACGGGCGGTCAGGGGCTGGTGAAACTCGATAATAAGGTAATCAATTTCCCACCCCTACAGAATTTCCCATGAACCCAACGATTCAATGGACATGGCCACTCGGGCCTGATGTAATCTATGCCCTATCGGTCGACGGGTCGCTGGGGTCGCTGGGCGCTGAGCAGTACGACCCTGAATTTTCCGTCGACGCCGAAGGTAATCCGTTTCAGCTGGGTACGCTCGTTCGCGGTTTCTACCGTTTCGAGAACGAAGACTGGAGCGAGGATCAGTACTATGATTTCCAGATTCAGGCAGGCGTCGGTTCGGGTGGACTGGTACTGTCGGGCATAACTCCACCTGATTCAGCTGTTGGGCAGGAGGGGTCTATTTATCTGCAATACGACCCCACGGGCCTGCAACCTGACGTGATATTTGGTCCGCGCGTCGACGGGGCATGGGGCGTCGGGCGGCCGCTTGGTATTCGTGGAGGAAAGCTACACATCGGCTTCGGTAAACCGAGCCCCGATCTGGGCGTGGTAGGCGACACCTACATCGACCGGGTGGGCCTGACCCTGCACCAGAAAAGCGTGACGGGCTGGGATGCGGGTACATATCTCGGAGCTGCTAACGGTACCAATACTTCCCTGACAGGTGATCTGACTGACTTTGAGGACTATTTTGAGCAGCTCCTGGAAGATGAGGATTTAGAGACGCCCTCGCTCGGGGGTGTATTGACGCCCCGAGTGGAGGGCTTGGAGGCAGACGGGTGGGTTCATGGTCGATGGAATTATGACCCAGCCACAACCATCCGGCCACCCCGATACCTTACGCTGGTGACGATCCCAGCATCCGGCCCCTCCTCGGACGATCACACCTTGGTGGAGCTGGAAGGTGGACGTTGGGAGGTGTACGGCAAGGTGTACATGAAGCTACGCATTTACCGGCGTGAGGGCTTTTTCGTGATGATGGACTCAGGAGGAGCCGAACTCGATACCTCACCGGTTCACATCGTTTGCCGCGAGTTTCTGGATGGCTCGCTGCTGGTTTTGCTGCACATCCCAACCGAAAATTTTGCCACCTATTCGGTTCGGGTGATGAGCAATCAGCGGCCCCGCATCCCCATGCTCACGCCGATCATTACGCCCGAGGGGTCACCCCGATTCACCACGGCAAACCCGGACCCATTCAACTGGGGCGTACACCGCGGCTTTTTCCGTATCACCTATCACCTGCCCATCATGGCAAATCAACTCACGCTCGAAGAGCTGTTTCTCCAACGCCTGCTACCGGCTGGCTCCCAGTTCGCTCTGATTGGCCGAAACGCTGTCACGGGGCGGGCCGAAGCGGTCAGCATGGAGCAATTTCATCAGGCGTATCAGGCGTATCTGGCGCAGGATAACGGTGCGCCCGTATGGCCCGCTATCGGTGCCCAGACGGCAACCGTAGGCGTGGCGTACAGTTATCAGCTCCCCGCTGCGACCGACCCCAACGGCGATAGTGTCAGCTATTCGGTTGTGGGGTCATTACCGGCTGGACTGGCCTTCAATACTACTACCCGAACGATCTCAGGCACACCGACTACAGCCGGAATTAGTACGGTTCGGGTTCGGGCTACGGACAATTCTGCCACCCCGAAAACAGCCGATGTGGTGTTTAGCTTTAGTGCTATTCCTGCGAATACAGCCCTGGTTATTACGCAGCCGTCGTACAATCCGGCTACGGGTGATCTGACGATCAACACGCAGGGCGGCAACGGCACTCCGATTGAGTATTTCATTAATGGCCTGCGTGATTGGGGGCTGTCGGCCAATTTCAACATTCCATCGTACCAGCGAACCGGAGTCACCTTCCTGTTGCAGGCCCGTCAGTCAGGTGTTGAGGCTAAGCCTTTATCGTGGACAGCATCGGCTAATCAGGAGGGTAACCGACCCCCGCAACTCAACGGCAGTATTGAGCGGCAATCGGCGCAGGTGGGCGTGCCGTTCGTATTTCAGCTCATTCCGGGCCGATTCAGCGACCCCGACAACGACGTGCTCACCTACTCGGGCATTGGAATACCGGCCGGGCTGTCGGTTGATCCGGCAACGGGGAATGTCACGGGCGTGCCCACTACAGCCGCGGTGGGGGTACAAGCTCAGATACTGGCCTCTGACGGACGTGGCGGGATCACACCGGGCGTGATTGTGTTTGATGTTGCACCGGCCGCACCGGTCAGCTACATCCGGCAGTTAGCGCCGACTCTTCAGTTTGGCAACACTCTGCTTTTGCGCTACGAAAACGAGCTGGCAGGACAGGGTGTGGCTTTCCGGATTGAGCAGATCGACCCGCAGTGGCGCACATCCTCTACGTTCATTATTCCCCCATCGCTGGCTGGGCAAGAGTTGATTCTGGAAGTGAAGCAGCTGGATACCGTCAGCGCGGGGCGCTGGACGCCCCCCAGTACCGGACAGACGACCGTGACGGCCTCGCTGCGGATTCAGACCGGATCGGTCAATACAGCCGGGGTATTCGTGAATGATGACAGCTATCAGGTAGCCTGGTGCAAGGTGGTCATCGGGGGCACATCGATTGTGTACAGTCCGCAGTTTGGCTCTACAATCGCCGGGTTCGAATCGAATGGCATTACCCCGTTCAACTGTGTGGCAGTATCTGGCGAGCCCGGAGCCTACGAAGTGGGGGGGATCAATTTCGGCCGCACCTCGGGCCGTACGGGTACCCTCATTTTCTACATCCGCATCCCCAACCTGCTGCCAGAGTGGACAGAGATCCACCGTCGACTCGACAGCAACAACACCGACGAAGCGGGCTACACCCAACGCTACCAGACCACCATCGGTGGAGGAACGGTAACCGAGGCCACGTTCGTGCTGCTCGATGCGGACGAAACCGAAGTGATTGAAGCGGGCATAACCAACTAACTCACCATGAAAAAACGAATCGTACTTATCCTGCTGGCACTGTTGCCCCTGTTGCTGGCACTGTTGCCATTATTGGCTCAGGGGCAGATTACCCCAGGCCTGCGCTACTCTCTCGAACGAAACAAACGGACGGGTGAGCTGATCGGGAAACTGGAAAGCGGCATTGGCTCAGACGTTTTTGTAACGACGCCCGTAGCCACGTTGCGGGCAGCGAGCCTGACGCCCTCGCGGGTGGCAATCCCCAAGCCGGTAGATGTGAACTATACCCTTGTGCCGGGTGCGTATAACCCCGAGCGCAACGGCCGGTTCAACCTACCAAACCTCTCTTTTCTGGATTACCTACGGCGTACTGACATCTCGCTGGGGCGGCTGCTCCGCCGTCAGGACTATTTCAGCCATCAGGGCGTACTGCCCGCTGAGGAATCAGATGCGTCAGTTTGGCGGAGGGTCAATTTCGAGCTATCGGGTGGGGCCTTGCAGGAGCTGGAGGGGTCACGGCCTTTCTTTCTGGCAACTACGCAGCAGGTGCTCAACAAACTGGCGACGACCAGCATGGGGATCAATAAGAATGTGGCGTTTGTCGTGACCAACTTCGAAACGTGCTACCCCTTATTCCCAACCTCGGAGGCCGCTGTAATTTCAGGCTACGGACCCCTAACCCAAACAATTGTTATTGAGCAGGAGGGTGCTCGGAAGGGGCAAACGATGACACTCGGACAGGTATGGGCCGAGGGGCAGAGTTTTTTTCACGCTGAGGAGGCCATGCGGTTTACCAACCGACATGTAGCCATAACATTGTGGCTGAAGGCGCTCGTGCCTAATGCGCAGGTTGCCAATGGCGACGGAGCAAACGTGTATTATCAACGTAGCCCGGTGTTCGATGAGAGCAACGATTACCCTTCGTTTGCTGCTGGTACGGCAGCTGGCAATTTCTTCTTTACCACGACAGCCAATCAACCGGCGCTGACGGCGGGTGGGCTAACCGTCGTACCCTCGGGCAAGAAATTCTGGCAGGCTCAGGATTGGATTAATAATTACATCTACCCCGGTTCGCACCGGCTACCCGCAGCGGATTTCGATGCGCTGGCGGCCTCGGGGCCAACTTCGTACACGGCTGTATGGCCGAAATTGAAACCCGATCTCAACCGGTACGATGCCATGATGGTGGCATTTGACTA
It includes:
- a CDS encoding tape measure protein; this translates as MDARSLSVALGLDDRPFAQGLNRASQNLSGWAGRMQQTGSRALGQLSGNMNRVGRDARNMGSQLTAGFGAPMGSLGGLIAGIGGLYSALELAKRGLTIISDLNRLDRSLQAVSSSTADFNRSQAFLQSTAQGLGLEYQSLTKAYISLKAASNGTAIEGAQTEKIFTAVAKASAALGLTSEQTEGSLMALQQMMSKGNVSAEELRGQLGERLPGAFRLMAQGLGVSEQKLNKMLEQGQVLSAVALPKLAEQLEKTYGASAQNNLKGMSGGLSRLTTEVQLLLKEFDNKVGVDSFFGSVLTGFANMAGTIRNLVRSTDWKDLTDLFAGRTSIGQLMRDGAVEGYNQKERDRALSDFRQMTPQQRAVELKNLRDDMETAQGEVSRIAKAPYSKASEKRAIELEEYDKSLGQKLNDLQWEDDQLRKQEAINAARLKNAKTGGGNKAADKAVYVPKSGYEGLVTERNRLEGRTNDIQSTGSKDPKIMAELQLLQRAFSAVDTQIKEIDESWQNFENRGAELEITIRPDGVATELLGFRGQAGGANFRPGDTSMGQTRPIGTMPKMPTAEEFRNNVKPDLSAEHLRQWREVEAQKAQSYRVIDRSFMAEDAEIVKARFDQIYDAVIAGGGSIEDAMRKANEVVTNSGEALQQNLSGILQTTAADAMAGFGELLGGMLMGVRSLEELPAMIGRLFGQMAKQMGKAMIAFGTAGIAAKAFLANPAGAIVAGIALTALGAMLEASMQSSMQSGMSSGLPKYASGGVFDSTSIGIFGEYPGAQRNKEIATPEKLMGSVFRRELVDYGMMHNGTAEPGRKSVDVRIAPVEVRANAHEMKWMLQQVDETQNDIYG
- a CDS encoding putative Ig domain-containing protein gives rise to the protein MNPTIQWTWPLGPDVIYALSVDGSLGSLGAEQYDPEFSVDAEGNPFQLGTLVRGFYRFENEDWSEDQYYDFQIQAGVGSGGLVLSGITPPDSAVGQEGSIYLQYDPTGLQPDVIFGPRVDGAWGVGRPLGIRGGKLHIGFGKPSPDLGVVGDTYIDRVGLTLHQKSVTGWDAGTYLGAANGTNTSLTGDLTDFEDYFEQLLEDEDLETPSLGGVLTPRVEGLEADGWVHGRWNYDPATTIRPPRYLTLVTIPASGPSSDDHTLVELEGGRWEVYGKVYMKLRIYRREGFFVMMDSGGAELDTSPVHIVCREFLDGSLLVLLHIPTENFATYSVRVMSNQRPRIPMLTPIITPEGSPRFTTANPDPFNWGVHRGFFRITYHLPIMANQLTLEELFLQRLLPAGSQFALIGRNAVTGRAEAVSMEQFHQAYQAYLAQDNGAPVWPAIGAQTATVGVAYSYQLPAATDPNGDSVSYSVVGSLPAGLAFNTTTRTISGTPTTAGISTVRVRATDNSATPKTADVVFSFSAIPANTALVITQPSYNPATGDLTINTQGGNGTPIEYFINGLRDWGLSANFNIPSYQRTGVTFLLQARQSGVEAKPLSWTASANQEGNRPPQLNGSIERQSAQVGVPFVFQLIPGRFSDPDNDVLTYSGIGIPAGLSVDPATGNVTGVPTTAAVGVQAQILASDGRGGITPGVIVFDVAPAAPVSYIRQLAPTLQFGNTLLLRYENELAGQGVAFRIEQIDPQWRTSSTFIIPPSLAGQELILEVKQLDTVSAGRWTPPSTGQTTVTASLRIQTGSVNTAGVFVNDDSYQVAWCKVVIGGTSIVYSPQFGSTIAGFESNGITPFNCVAVSGEPGAYEVGGINFGRTSGRTGTLIFYIRIPNLLPEWTEIHRRLDSNNTDEAGYTQRYQTTIGGGTVTEATFVLLDADETEVIEAGITN